One segment of Herbaspirillum hiltneri N3 DNA contains the following:
- the rpoB gene encoding DNA-directed RNA polymerase subunit beta, with protein MHYSFTEKKRIRKSFAKRANVHNVPFLLATQIESYQTFLQTDKTTSQRKNEGLQSAFTSIFPIVSHNGFARLEFLSYVLGAPPFDVKECQQRGLTFASPLRAKVRLVILDKESPTKPVIKEMKEQEVYMGELPLMTTTGSFVINGTERVIVSQLHRSPGVFFEHDRGKTHSSGKLLFSARIIPYRGSWLDFEFDPKDILFFRVDRRRKMPVTILLKAIGMTSEQILANFFVFDNFTLRAEGAEMEFVSERLRGEVARFDILDKAGKPLVAKDKRINAKHVRDIEAAGIKQISVPEDYLLGRVLAKNIVDGDTGEVIASANDELTEELLARLREANIDAVQTLYTNDLDQGGYISQTLRTDDTADQTAARVAIYRMMRPGEPPTEDSVEALFNGLFYSEDRYDLSAVGRMKFNRRIGRDELTGAMTLSNEDILAVIKILVELRNGRGEVDDIDHLGNRRVRCVGELAENQFRAGLVRVERAVKERLGQAEADNLMPHDLINSKPISAAIREFFGSSQLSQFMDQTNPLSEITHKRRVSALGPGGLTRERAGFEVRDVHPTHYGRVCPIETPEGPNIGLINSLALYARLNEYGFLETPYRKVEGSKVTNQIDYLSAIEEGRYIIAQANATIDASLKLSDELVSAREAGETILVSPERVQYMDVAPGQVVSVAASLIPFLEHDDANRALMGANMQRQAVPCLRPEKPLVGTGIERTVAVDSGTTVQALRGGIVDYVDAGRVVIRVNDEEAQAGEVGVDIYNLIKYTRSNQNTNINQRPIVKVGDRVAKHDVIADGASTDLGELALGQNMLVAFMPWNGYNFEDSILISEKVVADDRYTSIHIEELSVVARDTKLGAEEITRDISNLAENQLARLDESGITYIGAEVEAGDTLVGKVTPKGETQLTPEEKLLRAIFGEKASDVKDTSLRVPSGMVGTVIDVQVFTREGIQRDKRAQQIIDDELKRYRLDLNDQLRIVEGDAFQRLEKMLIGKVANGGPKKLVKGTKLDKAYLDDLDKYHWFDIRPADDDMATALEAIKESIAEKRHQFDLAFEEKRKKLTQGDELPPGVQKMVKVYLAVKRRLQPGDKMAGRHGNKGVVSRILPIEDMPHMADGTPADIVLNPLGVPSRMNVGQVLEVHLGWAAKGLGLRIGEMLTAQVKIAELRKFLTTIYNESGKKEALDEFSDQEILELAANLKKGVPFATPVFDGAHEDETRRMLDLAYPDHIAKQLGMTPSKNQVTMYDGRTGEAFERTVTVGYMHYLKLHHLVDDKMHARSTGPYSLVTQQPLGGKAQFGGQRFGEMEVWALEAYGASYVLQEMLTVKSDDVNGRTKVYENLVKGDHVIDAGMPESFNVLVKEIRSLGIDIDLERD; from the coding sequence ATGCACTACTCATTTACTGAGAAGAAGCGTATTCGTAAATCCTTTGCGAAACGCGCTAACGTCCACAACGTTCCGTTCCTGCTAGCGACTCAGATCGAGTCATACCAGACATTCTTGCAGACGGACAAAACAACGTCCCAACGCAAGAACGAAGGTCTGCAATCGGCCTTTACATCGATTTTCCCTATCGTTTCGCACAATGGTTTTGCGCGTCTCGAGTTTCTGTCCTATGTGTTGGGCGCGCCGCCGTTCGACGTCAAGGAATGCCAACAACGTGGCCTGACCTTCGCGTCGCCGCTGCGTGCCAAAGTGCGTCTGGTGATCCTGGACAAGGAATCGCCGACCAAGCCGGTCATCAAGGAAATGAAGGAACAGGAAGTCTACATGGGCGAATTGCCGCTCATGACGACCACCGGTTCGTTCGTCATCAACGGCACCGAACGCGTCATCGTGTCGCAGCTGCACCGTTCGCCGGGCGTGTTCTTCGAACATGACCGCGGCAAGACGCATTCGTCCGGCAAGCTGTTGTTCTCCGCACGCATCATTCCTTACCGCGGTTCGTGGCTCGACTTCGAATTCGATCCGAAGGACATCCTGTTCTTCCGCGTCGACCGTCGTCGCAAGATGCCGGTAACGATCCTGCTCAAGGCCATCGGCATGACGTCCGAGCAGATCCTGGCGAACTTCTTCGTGTTCGACAATTTCACCCTGCGCGCTGAAGGCGCCGAGATGGAATTCGTGTCCGAGCGCCTGCGCGGCGAAGTAGCGCGTTTCGACATCCTCGACAAGGCCGGCAAGCCGCTGGTCGCGAAGGACAAGCGCATCAACGCCAAGCACGTGCGCGACATCGAAGCTGCAGGCATCAAGCAGATCTCCGTGCCGGAAGACTACCTGCTGGGTCGCGTCCTGGCGAAGAACATCGTCGACGGCGACACCGGCGAAGTCATCGCTTCGGCCAACGACGAACTGACTGAAGAATTGCTGGCCCGCCTGCGCGAAGCCAACATCGATGCAGTCCAGACGCTGTACACCAACGACCTGGATCAGGGCGGCTACATCTCGCAAACCCTGCGTACCGACGACACAGCGGATCAGACCGCTGCGCGCGTGGCGATCTATCGCATGATGCGTCCTGGCGAACCGCCGACCGAAGACTCGGTGGAAGCCCTGTTCAACGGCCTGTTCTACAGCGAAGACCGTTACGACCTGTCGGCCGTCGGCCGCATGAAGTTCAACCGCCGTATCGGCCGTGATGAACTGACCGGCGCGATGACCTTGTCGAACGAAGACATCCTGGCCGTGATCAAGATTCTGGTTGAACTGCGCAATGGCCGCGGCGAAGTCGATGACATCGATCACTTGGGTAACCGTCGCGTCCGTTGCGTCGGCGAACTGGCGGAGAATCAATTCCGCGCCGGTCTGGTCCGCGTTGAGCGCGCCGTCAAGGAACGTCTCGGCCAGGCCGAAGCGGACAACCTGATGCCGCATGACCTGATCAACTCGAAGCCGATCTCGGCAGCGATCCGCGAATTCTTCGGTTCGTCGCAGTTGTCGCAGTTTATGGATCAAACCAACCCGCTGTCGGAAATCACGCACAAACGCCGTGTTTCCGCCCTGGGACCTGGCGGTCTGACCCGCGAACGTGCCGGCTTTGAAGTCCGCGACGTGCACCCGACCCACTACGGCCGCGTGTGCCCGATCGAAACGCCTGAAGGCCCGAACATCGGCCTGATCAACTCGCTGGCGCTGTATGCCCGCCTGAACGAATACGGCTTCCTGGAAACCCCATACCGCAAGGTTGAGGGCAGCAAGGTCACCAACCAGATCGACTATCTGTCGGCAATCGAAGAAGGCCGCTACATCATCGCCCAGGCGAATGCGACCATCGACGCTTCGCTGAAGCTGTCCGATGAACTGGTTTCGGCGCGTGAAGCCGGCGAAACCATTCTGGTCTCGCCGGAACGCGTGCAGTACATGGACGTGGCCCCAGGCCAGGTCGTGTCGGTGGCGGCGTCGCTGATTCCGTTCCTCGAACACGATGATGCGAACCGCGCATTGATGGGCGCCAACATGCAACGTCAGGCGGTTCCTTGCTTGCGTCCGGAAAAGCCGCTGGTCGGCACCGGCATCGAGCGCACCGTTGCAGTCGACTCCGGCACCACCGTGCAAGCGTTGCGTGGCGGTATCGTCGATTACGTCGATGCAGGCCGTGTGGTGATTCGTGTGAACGATGAAGAAGCGCAGGCTGGCGAAGTCGGCGTCGACATCTACAACCTGATCAAGTACACACGTTCGAACCAGAACACCAACATCAACCAGCGTCCGATCGTCAAGGTTGGCGACCGTGTCGCCAAGCATGACGTGATCGCCGACGGCGCATCGACCGACCTGGGCGAACTGGCTCTGGGTCAGAACATGCTGGTGGCGTTTATGCCATGGAACGGCTACAACTTCGAAGATTCGATTCTGATCTCCGAAAAAGTTGTGGCTGATGACCGCTACACCTCGATTCACATCGAAGAGCTGTCGGTTGTCGCTCGCGACACCAAGCTCGGCGCGGAAGAAATCACCCGCGATATTTCGAACCTGGCGGAAAACCAGCTGGCGCGTCTGGACGAATCCGGCATCACCTACATCGGTGCTGAAGTCGAAGCCGGCGATACGCTGGTCGGTAAAGTGACGCCAAAGGGCGAAACCCAGCTGACACCGGAAGAGAAGCTGCTGCGCGCGATCTTCGGCGAAAAGGCATCCGATGTGAAGGACACCTCGCTGCGCGTGCCTTCGGGCATGGTCGGCACCGTCATCGACGTGCAAGTGTTCACCCGCGAAGGCATCCAGCGCGACAAGCGCGCACAACAGATCATCGACGATGAACTGAAGCGCTATCGCCTGGACCTGAACGACCAGCTGCGTATCGTTGAAGGCGATGCCTTCCAGCGTCTGGAAAAGATGCTGATCGGCAAGGTCGCCAACGGCGGTCCGAAGAAACTGGTCAAGGGCACCAAGCTGGACAAGGCGTACCTGGACGATCTGGACAAGTACCACTGGTTCGACATCCGCCCGGCGGATGACGACATGGCGACAGCATTGGAAGCGATCAAGGAATCGATCGCCGAAAAGCGTCACCAGTTCGATCTGGCGTTTGAAGAAAAGCGCAAGAAGCTGACACAAGGTGACGAACTGCCGCCAGGCGTGCAGAAGATGGTCAAGGTTTACTTGGCCGTGAAGCGCCGCCTGCAACCAGGCGACAAGATGGCGGGTCGTCACGGCAACAAGGGTGTGGTTTCGCGCATCCTGCCGATCGAAGACATGCCGCACATGGCCGACGGTACACCAGCCGACATCGTGCTGAACCCGCTGGGCGTGCCATCGCGCATGAACGTCGGTCAGGTTCTCGAAGTCCATCTGGGCTGGGCAGCCAAGGGTCTGGGCCTGCGCATCGGCGAAATGCTGACTGCACAAGTGAAGATCGCTGAACTGCGCAAGTTCCTGACCACGATCTACAACGAATCGGGCAAGAAGGAAGCGCTCGACGAGTTCAGCGATCAGGAGATTCTGGAACTGGCAGCCAACCTGAAGAAGGGCGTTCCGTTCGCCACGCCGGTGTTTGACGGCGCGCACGAAGACGAAACCCGTCGCATGCTGGATCTGGCATACCCGGATCACATCGCCAAGCAACTGGGCATGACGCCGTCGAAGAATCAGGTCACCATGTATGACGGCCGTACCGGCGAAGCTTTCGAGCGCACCGTGACGGTTGGCTACATGCATTACCTGAAGCTGCATCATCTGGTTGACGACAAGATGCACGCACGTTCGACCGGTCCTTACTCGCTGGTGACTCAGCAGCCTCTGGGCGGTAAGGCGCAGTTCGGCGGCCAACGCTTCGGTGAAATGGAAGTCTGGGCACTGGAAGCCTACGGCGCATCGTATGTGCTGCAGGAAATGCTGACCGTGAAGTCCGATGACGTGAACGGCCGTACCAAGGTTTATGAAAACCTGGTCAAGGGCGACCACGTGATCGACGCCGGCATGCCGGAGTCCTTCAACGTGCTGGTCAAGGAAATCCGTTCGCTCGGTATCGACATCGATCTCGAACGCGACTGA
- the rplL gene encoding 50S ribosomal protein L7/L12: MAISKDDILEAVGALTVLELNDLVKAFEEKFGVSAAAMAVAGPAGGGAGAAAAEEQTEFTVVLAEVGANKVGVIKAVREITGLGLKEAKDLVDGAPKPVKEGIAKADAEAAKKKLEEAGAKAELK, translated from the coding sequence ATGGCAATTAGCAAAGACGATATCTTGGAAGCCGTAGGCGCCTTGACCGTGTTGGAATTGAATGACCTGGTGAAGGCATTCGAAGAGAAGTTCGGCGTTTCCGCAGCAGCAATGGCTGTTGCCGGTCCTGCCGGTGGTGGCGCTGGCGCCGCTGCTGCTGAAGAGCAAACAGAGTTCACCGTTGTTCTGGCCGAAGTCGGCGCGAACAAGGTTGGCGTCATTAAGGCAGTTCGCGAAATCACCGGTCTGGGCTTGAAAGAAGCCAAGGATCTGGTTGACGGCGCACCGAAGCCAGTTAAAGAAGGCATCGCCAAGGCAGACGCCGAAGCAGCCAAGAAGAAGCTGGAAGAAGCTGGCGCGAAAGCTGAACTCAAGTAA
- the rplJ gene encoding 50S ribosomal protein L10 — protein sequence MSLNLNDKKAVVAEVAAKVAAAQTIVVAEYRGIQVGHLTQLRAKARDQGVYLRVLKNTLARRAVEGSAFADLASEMTGPLIYSISEDAVAAAKVISDFAKTNDKLVVKAGNYAGKPLDKAAVTALANIPSREVLLAQLLGMMQVPVAGFARGLAALAAKKEAEAA from the coding sequence TTGAGTCTCAATCTGAATGACAAAAAGGCCGTTGTCGCCGAAGTCGCCGCAAAAGTAGCAGCTGCGCAGACTATCGTCGTGGCCGAATACCGTGGCATCCAGGTTGGTCACTTGACGCAACTGCGCGCCAAAGCGCGTGACCAAGGCGTGTACCTGCGCGTGTTGAAAAACACACTCGCGCGTCGTGCCGTTGAAGGTTCCGCGTTTGCTGACCTCGCTTCTGAAATGACCGGCCCGCTGATCTATTCGATCTCGGAAGATGCCGTTGCTGCAGCTAAAGTCATCTCCGACTTTGCTAAGACCAACGACAAGCTGGTTGTCAAGGCAGGTAACTATGCAGGCAAGCCGCTGGATAAGGCTGCTGTGACTGCATTGGCAAATATCCCGTCCCGCGAAGTTCTGCTGGCCCAATTGCTGGGCATGATGCAGGTTCCGGTCGCTGGTTTTGCGCGTGGTCTGGCTGCTCTGGCAGCCAAGAAAGAAGCCGAAGCAGCTTAA
- the rplA gene encoding 50S ribosomal protein L1 produces the protein MPAPSNIALALVKEFATAKFNESIDVSVQLGVDAKKSDQVVRGSVVLPAGTGKTVRVAVFASGEKAEQAKAAGADVVGMEDLAEQVKAGNMPFDIVIASPDTMRIVGTLGQILGPRGLMPNPKVGTVTPDVATAVKNAKAGQVQYRTDKAGIIHATIGRKSFSDADLKSNLVALIDALNKAKPATSKGVYLRKVSLSSTMGAGVRVDQSTLSA, from the coding sequence ATGCCGGCGCCGTCCAACATCGCGCTGGCGCTGGTCAAGGAATTCGCAACAGCAAAGTTCAACGAATCGATCGACGTGTCCGTCCAACTGGGCGTTGACGCGAAGAAGTCGGACCAGGTCGTCCGCGGTTCCGTCGTTCTGCCGGCTGGTACAGGCAAGACCGTTCGCGTCGCCGTGTTCGCTTCGGGCGAAAAGGCCGAGCAAGCCAAGGCGGCCGGCGCAGACGTCGTCGGTATGGAAGATCTGGCTGAGCAAGTCAAGGCCGGCAACATGCCTTTCGACATCGTGATCGCTTCGCCGGACACCATGCGTATCGTCGGTACCCTGGGTCAGATCCTGGGCCCACGTGGCCTGATGCCTAACCCGAAGGTCGGCACCGTGACTCCTGACGTCGCCACCGCCGTCAAGAACGCCAAGGCTGGTCAAGTGCAATACCGTACCGACAAGGCCGGCATCATTCACGCCACCATCGGTCGCAAGTCGTTCAGCGACGCAGATCTGAAGTCGAATCTGGTTGCACTGATCGACGCGCTGAACAAGGCAAAGCCAGCCACCAGCAAGGGTGTTTACCTGCGCAAGGTGTCGCTGTCGTCCACTATGGGCGCTGGCGTCCGCGTGGACCAATCGACCCTGTCGGCTTAA
- a CDS encoding ABC transporter ATP-binding protein produces MSVMSIVRDTSFSQETENAAGATAASRPAAIVVDALEKTYATHDGGKVQALGPISVTVPQGGFMTIVGPSGCGKSTLLKLLSGLIPRSAGSIRVNGEEVREPHRDIGMVFQSPVLLPWKTAIENVLLPARVLGLDMATSRVRAQELLDMVGLADFANRYPNELSGGMQQRVAIARSLIHDPSILMMDEPFGALDAMTREVMNLELLRIWRKAGKTVIFVTHSIPEAIFLGTHVMVLSNRPGRIADLVTVDLPAERSLDIMSTDAFGVYSKRIRSQFNTQGFI; encoded by the coding sequence ATGTCAGTTATGTCGATCGTGCGAGACACGTCATTCAGCCAGGAAACGGAAAACGCCGCCGGCGCCACCGCCGCGAGCCGGCCCGCGGCCATCGTCGTCGATGCCCTGGAAAAAACCTACGCCACCCACGACGGCGGCAAGGTGCAGGCGCTCGGCCCGATTTCGGTGACGGTGCCGCAAGGCGGCTTCATGACCATCGTCGGCCCGTCGGGCTGCGGCAAGTCGACCCTGCTCAAGTTGCTGTCGGGCCTGATCCCGCGCTCGGCCGGGTCGATCAGGGTCAACGGCGAAGAAGTGCGTGAACCGCATCGCGATATCGGCATGGTGTTCCAGAGTCCGGTGTTGCTGCCATGGAAAACCGCCATCGAAAATGTCCTGCTGCCGGCGCGGGTGCTCGGCCTTGACATGGCCACCAGCCGCGTGCGCGCGCAGGAGCTGCTGGACATGGTCGGCCTGGCCGATTTCGCCAATCGCTATCCGAATGAATTGTCGGGCGGCATGCAGCAACGCGTCGCCATCGCACGTTCCCTGATCCACGATCCGTCGATCCTGATGATGGATGAGCCGTTCGGCGCACTCGACGCCATGACGCGCGAGGTGATGAACCTCGAGTTGCTGCGTATCTGGCGCAAGGCCGGCAAGACGGTCATCTTCGTGACGCACTCGATTCCTGAAGCGATTTTCCTCGGCACCCACGTGATGGTGCTGTCCAATCGTCCCGGCCGCATCGCCGACCTGGTGACGGTAGACCTGCCGGCCGAACGCAGCCTCGACATCATGTCGACCGACGCTTTCGGCGTGTACAGCAAACGCATCCGCAGCCAGTTCAATACACAGGGATTCATCTGA
- a CDS encoding LeuD/DmdB family oxidoreductase small subunit: MSAAGKTSSGRAWKFSGDISSDQLISARHVFEFDPRMLRHHLLAEVRPEFAQQAQPGDVIVAGRNFAHGSNHSHPFLAMKALGVGLLARSLSRGPFRLAIFMGVPVLMAGSDVLDAIDDGDQLDIDFSRGAIFNATSGKQMQVEPLAPFLQDIVNAGGGLEFVKSQLTS; the protein is encoded by the coding sequence ATGAGCGCCGCCGGCAAAACCAGCAGCGGGCGCGCCTGGAAATTTTCCGGCGACATCTCCAGCGATCAGTTGATTTCGGCGCGTCACGTGTTCGAGTTCGATCCGCGCATGTTGCGCCATCATTTGCTGGCCGAAGTGCGGCCCGAGTTCGCGCAACAGGCGCAGCCCGGCGACGTCATCGTGGCCGGCCGCAATTTCGCCCACGGTAGCAACCACAGCCATCCCTTCCTGGCGATGAAGGCGCTGGGCGTCGGCCTGCTGGCGCGTTCGCTGTCGCGCGGGCCGTTCCGGCTGGCGATCTTCATGGGCGTGCCGGTGCTGATGGCGGGCAGCGACGTGCTCGACGCCATCGACGACGGCGATCAGCTCGACATCGATTTCAGCCGCGGCGCGATCTTCAACGCGACCAGCGGCAAGCAGATGCAGGTGGAGCCGCTGGCGCCGTTCCTGCAAGATATCGTCAACGCCGGCGGCGGTCTCGAATTCGTGAAGTCGCAATTGACTTCTTAG
- a CDS encoding 3-isopropylmalate dehydratase large subunit, whose translation MTQKILARTSGRESVQHGEIIWASPDLVTAPEVSFSAYIKRIREIGVTRLAHPERVAVIIDHEVPVHSIAGAERNKLTRQLAQEWSVGHFFDGVGITHPLMVEQGLVAPGMFAAGADSHAPGLGAVGALSVPFGFEVSMVLATGQIWMKVPETIRVRLHGACRPGVAARDIVLATMQQLDDEATSYRVIEYQGAGLSTLSVPERMTICGLCVDAGAKSGIAAVDQRCIDYLRAHGVADLQAPQSINSDADAGYAMTIDLDLSTLTPRVSIPPSPNHVREAQAMSDVVIQHAYIGSCVSGSIEDIRSAAAILRGRKVHAEVNLLVIPATQQVFQQALQEGLLTELTAAGATISPSTCGPCFGGIAQLTAGERRISTSTRNDPGRMGSNEAEIFLASAMTVAASAITGHITDPRAYAEGGAA comes from the coding sequence ATGACGCAGAAAATCCTTGCGCGCACCAGCGGCCGCGAAAGCGTGCAGCACGGCGAGATCATCTGGGCAAGTCCGGACCTGGTGACGGCGCCGGAGGTGTCGTTTTCCGCATACATCAAACGCATCCGCGAAATCGGCGTGACCAGGCTGGCGCATCCCGAACGCGTCGCCGTCATCATCGACCACGAAGTGCCGGTGCACAGCATCGCCGGCGCCGAGCGCAACAAGCTCACGCGCCAGTTGGCGCAGGAATGGTCGGTCGGGCATTTCTTCGACGGCGTCGGCATCACGCATCCGCTCATGGTGGAGCAGGGCCTGGTGGCGCCGGGCATGTTCGCCGCCGGCGCCGACAGCCACGCGCCGGGACTGGGCGCAGTCGGCGCCTTGTCGGTGCCGTTCGGTTTTGAAGTGTCCATGGTGCTGGCCACCGGCCAGATCTGGATGAAGGTGCCCGAGACCATTCGCGTGCGGCTGCACGGCGCCTGCCGCCCCGGCGTGGCGGCGCGCGACATCGTGCTGGCGACCATGCAGCAGCTTGACGACGAAGCGACCAGCTATCGCGTCATCGAATACCAGGGCGCGGGCCTGTCGACGCTGTCGGTGCCGGAGCGCATGACGATCTGCGGCCTGTGCGTCGACGCCGGCGCCAAGTCAGGCATCGCCGCCGTCGATCAGCGCTGCATCGATTACCTGCGCGCGCATGGCGTTGCCGATCTGCAGGCGCCGCAGTCGATCAACAGCGACGCCGACGCCGGGTACGCAATGACCATCGACCTCGACCTGTCGACGCTGACGCCGCGCGTGTCGATCCCGCCGTCGCCCAACCACGTGCGCGAAGCGCAGGCGATGTCCGATGTCGTCATCCAGCATGCGTACATCGGATCGTGCGTGTCCGGTTCGATCGAAGACATCCGTTCCGCCGCCGCCATCCTGCGCGGCCGCAAGGTGCATGCGGAAGTGAATCTGCTGGTGATCCCGGCCACGCAGCAGGTTTTCCAGCAGGCCTTGCAAGAGGGATTGCTGACCGAGCTCACCGCCGCCGGCGCGACCATTTCGCCGTCGACCTGCGGCCCTTGTTTCGGCGGCATCGCGCAATTGACGGCCGGCGAACGCCGCATCAGCACCAGCACCCGCAACGACCCGGGCCGCATGGGCAGCAACGAGGCGGAAATTTTCCTTGCCAGCGCCATGACGGTGGCGGCGTCCGCGATCACCGGCCACATCACCGATCCGCGTGCTTATGCCGAAGGAGGGGCGGCATGA
- a CDS encoding isocitrate lyase/PEP mutase family protein, translating to MRRRGRRTRRSCDRTSPASLPARGAAGGRIAEAVSFPVLVDADTGYGGAANIAETVRAFEKAGIAGLHLEDQIMPKKCGAMAGKKLVPAEEMALRLKAARAGRKSSEFVIIGRTDAMTIYGLDEVIVRAQAMERAGADAVMAPSLSTTAELEAVASSVRIPVIYVAAETVRPNYTRQQLAAAGFAMSLYPLSLIQTTFKAQQDMLRSMFASGDTVQLVDGMAQFADVGRLVGVERAAAFDAELATQVNEGS from the coding sequence GTGCGACGACGTGGTCGAAGAACGCGCCGCTCTTGTGATAGAACCAGCCCTGCTTCTCTTCCGGCACGTGGTGCAGCAGGCGGGCGCATCGCCGAAGCGGTCTCCTTTCCCGTACTGGTTGACGCCGACACCGGCTACGGCGGCGCCGCCAACATCGCAGAAACCGTGCGCGCCTTCGAAAAGGCCGGCATCGCCGGCCTGCATCTGGAAGACCAGATCATGCCCAAGAAATGCGGCGCCATGGCCGGCAAGAAACTTGTGCCGGCTGAAGAAATGGCCTTGCGCCTGAAAGCTGCGCGGGCAGGTCGCAAGAGCAGCGAATTCGTCATCATCGGCCGCACCGACGCCATGACCATCTACGGCCTTGACGAAGTCATCGTGCGCGCGCAGGCGATGGAGCGCGCCGGCGCCGATGCCGTCATGGCGCCTTCGCTCAGTACGACCGCCGAGCTGGAAGCGGTGGCGTCGAGCGTCCGGATCCCGGTGATCTACGTCGCCGCCGAAACCGTCCGTCCCAATTACACGCGCCAACAGCTTGCGGCAGCCGGCTTCGCCATGTCGCTGTATCCGCTGTCGCTGATCCAGACCACCTTCAAGGCGCAGCAAGACATGTTGCGCAGCATGTTCGCCAGCGGCGACACCGTACAACTGGTGGACGGCATGGCGCAGTTTGCCGACGTCGGCCGACTGGTCGGCGTGGAACGCGCCGCCGCCTTCGACGCAGAGCTGGCGACACAAGTGAACGAGGGGAGTTAG